The stretch of DNA CCGCCGCTTGGTTCCCGAGGAAGGCGCTCGATCCCCTGCCATGCGTGGACCCTCCGTTTCGCCGCTGGGCGGACCGTTCGTGCAGCGCGGGAACGGTCCGCCCGCCATCGGCTCAGACCTTCGCGACCGCGACCTCGATCTTCTCGCCCGCGCCGACAGTGCCTGCGAATCCGTCCAGTTCCGCGTCGGTGAACTGAACCGAGTCCGCGAGCGTTTCGGTCGCCAGCGAGTCCCGGAACGCCCGCACCGACGCGAGCGTCTCCGCGGGCCCGGAGATCGTCAGCGCGATCCGGTCGGAGACCTCCAACCCGGCGTCCCGCCGCGCCTGCTGCACCACGCGGACGGCGTCGCGGGCCACGCCCTCGGCGGCCAGCTCCTCGCTGATCTCGGTGTCCAGCGCGATCGTCGTGCCCCGCTGGGACTCCACGGTCCAGCCGGTGCGCGGCACCTCGGTCAACGCGACCTCGTCCGGGGACAGCACCAGCGGCTCGCCGTCGAAGGTGATCGCGGCCTGCCCGGCGTTGCGGACGCCGTCGGCGATCTCCCGCGGGTCGGCCGCGTTGATCGCGTTCGCCACCTGCTGGGTCTGCTTGCCGAAGCGCTTGCCCAGCGCGCGGAAGTTCGGCTTCACCGAGACGTCCACGACGTCCCCGGCCGAGGACAGCGGCTGCAGGCTCTTGATGTTGAGCTCGGCGGCCACGTCGTCCAGCAGCTCCGGCGGCAGCTCGGTGCCCTCCGGCAGCCCGATCAGCGCGCGCTCGAGCGGTTGCCGGATCCGCACGTCACTGGCCTTGCGCGCGGCCCGGCCCGCTTCCACCAGCGCGCGGGCGGAGTGCATCTGCTCGGACAGCACCGGGTCGGTCGGACCGGGCTGCGGCCACGCCGCCAAGTGCACCGACTCCGGCGCGTCCGGATCGCCGAGCCGCACGACGCGCTGCCAGACCTCCTCGGTGATGAACGGCACCACCGGAGCCAGCAGCCGCGTCACCACGTCCAGGCATTCGTAGAGCGTGACCAGCGCGTTCTGATCCGCGGCCCAGAACCGCTGGCGGGAGCGGCGCACGTACCAGTTGGACAGGTCGTCGATGAAGTCCATCAGCAACCGGCCGGCACCCGCGGTGTCGTACTCCTCCAGCCGCCGGTCGGTTTCCTGCGCCAGCGCGTGCACCTCGGCCAGCGCCCACCGGTCCATGATCGGGCGCTCCGGCGGCGGCGAAGCGCTGCTCGGCGACCATTCCGCGTGACTGGCGTAGAGGGTGAAGAACGACGCGACGTTCCAGTACGTCATGAGGATCTTGCGGGTGATCTCCTCCAGCGGTCCGTGCCCGATCCGCCGCGGCGACCACGGCGACCCGGAGCAGGCCATGAACCACCGCACGGTGTCCGCGCCGTGCCGGTCCATCAGCGGCAGCGGTTCGAGGATGTTGCCGAGGTGCTTGCTCATCTTCCGGCCGTCCTCGGCCAGGATGTGCCCGAGGCAGACCACGTTGCGGTACGACGAGCGGTCGAAGACCAGCGTGCCGATCGCCATCAGCGTGTAGAACCAGCCGCGGGTCTGGTCGATCGCCTCGCAGATGTAGTCCGCCGGGTAGCTGCGCTCGAACCGCTCCACGCTGCCCGGCACGTGCGGGTAGCCGAGCTGCGCGAACGGCATCGAGCCGGAGTCGAACCAGGCGTCGATCACCTCCGGTACCCGCTCGGCAGTACCGCCGCAGTCCGGGCACGGGAAGGTGATCTCGTCGATGTACGGCCGGTGCGGGTCCAGCTCGGACAGATCCGAACCGGCCAGTTCGCCCAGTTCGGCGCGGGAACCGGGCACCGTGACGTGCTCCGCGGCGCAGCGCCAGATCGGCAGCGGCGTGCCCCAGTAGCGGGTGCGCGACAGCGCCCAGTCGACGTTGTTGTCCAGCCAGTCCCCGTAGCGGCCGTGCTTGACGTGCTCCGGGTACCAGTTCGTCGCGTCGTTCTCCCGCTTGAGCGCGTCGCGCATCGCGGTCGTGCGGATGTACCAGGCCAGCTGCGCGTAGTACATCAGCGGCGTGTGGCAGCGCCAGCAGTGCGGGTAGGAGTGCTCGTACTGCATCGCGTGGAACAGCAGCCCGCGCTGCTTGAGGTCCTCGGTCAGCAGCGGATCGGCGTCCTTGAAGAACTTCCCGCCGACCAGCTCGATCGAGCCGGCGAAGTGCCCGTCCGGCTCGATCGGGTTCACCACCGGCAACCCGTTCGCCTTGCACACCGCGAGGTCGTCCGCGCCGAACGCCGGAGCCTGGTGCACCAGCCCGGTGCCGTCGTCCATGGTCACGTAATCGGCGGGCACCACGAAGTGCGCGCCGGGGATGTCCACCAGCTCGAACGGGCGCCGGTAGTGCAGCCCGACCAGTTCGCTGCCGGGCATCGTCGCCAGCTTCTCCGGCGTCTGCTCCCCGAACACCGCCTCGATCAGCGACTCGGCCACCACGAACGTGCCCTGCTCGGAACGCACCACCGCGTAGGTCGCCTCGGGGTGCACGGCGACCGCGGTGTTCGACACCAGCGTCCACGGGGTCGTCGTCCACACCAGCAGTTCGGCGCCGGCGTACCCGGCGAGTTCGTCGCGCAGCGGGAACCGGACGTAGATCGACGGGTCGGTGACGGTCTCGTAGCCCTGCGCGAGCTCGTGATCGGACAGCGTCGTCCCGCAGCGCGGGCAGTACGGCGCTACCCGGTAGTCCTGGAACAGGTGCCCGTTGCGGAAGATCCGCTGCAACGCCCACCACACGCTGTCCACGTACTCCGGCGACATCGTGCGGTACGGGTGCTCCAGGTCGATCCAGTAGCCCATCCGCTCGGTCACGGCCTCGAACTCGCCGACGTAGCGCTGCACCGATTCGCGGCAGCGGGCGTTGAACTCGGCCACGCCGTACTTCTCGATGTCCGGTTTCCCGGACAGCCCGAGCTCCTTCTCCACCGCCAGCTCCACCGGCAGCCCGTGGCAGTCCCAGCCCGCGCGGCGCGGCACCGAGTGGCCCTTCATCGTCTTGAACCGGGGGAAGAGGTCCTTGAAGACGCGGGCCTCGACGTGGTGCGTGCCCGGGTGACCGTTCGCGGTCGGCGGCCCTTCGTAGAACACCCACGGCTGACCGTCGGCGGTCTGCTCCAGGGCGCGGCCGAAGATCCGCTCGTCCTGCCACCAGCGGGAGATCCGGTGCTCCATCTCCGGCAGGTCGATCTTGGCGGGCAGCGCGTCGAACGGGGACGCGCCGGGCTGTGCCGCACCGGGCTGTGCTGCACCGGGCTGGGCTGCACCGGGCTGGGCTGCGCCGGAGTGGGGGGCTGCACCGGATCGGGGCTGCGCCATCGGGGCTCCTCGGGCTGGTTCGCTTCGCTCGCACGGGCAGCTGATCGCTGCCCACGCGGGGACGAAGTCGCGAACGACCCGCGGTACCACCCCGCTTGTGCCCGCGGCGCGGGCACCTCTCCTTCGTGCCGGCTGTGACGGGCGGCTCCCGTCCGGTTCTACTGAGGGCCGCTGCTGCTCCGGCTGCTGCCGGGGCCGCCGCGACGCCCGTTCTTCCGGAGGCTCCCCGGTGATGGCCGGATCAACGCCTGCTGCCTCCGACTATAGCCAACCGCGCATCCCGGTCTCACAGCGCACCCGCCGCAGGTCACAACGCCCCCGGCAGCACCAGCAGCCCCCAGGCGAACAGCGGGCCGACCGCGACGACGGCGCCGGTGTAGCCGAGCAGCTGCCGGTAGATCATCGTCCGGTCCGAGCCGCGGGCGTTGCTCAGCACGAGCGCGCCGTTGCTGGAGAACGGGGAGGTGTCGACGATCGTCGCGGACACGGCCAGCGCGGCCACCAGGCCGGCGGCGCTGAGATCGCTGGAGAGCAGCAGCGGAACGGCGATCGGGATGATCGCCGTGAGGATCGCGGTCGAGGACGCGAACGCGGAGACCACCGCGACGACGACGCACAGCAGCAACGCGACCAGCAGCGGGCTGCCCAGCTGCGAGGCACCGTGCGAGATCGCGTCGATGGTGCCCGCCTCCTCCAGGATCCCCACGTAGGTGATCATGCCGCCGATCAGCACGATCGTGGACCAGCTGACTCCCTCGATCGCCTTGGACTGCCGGTTGAGATCGACCAGCGCCAGCAGCGCACCGGCGCCCAGCGCGAGGAACCCGATCTCCAGCCGGAACACCAGCGCCACGCCGACCAGCACGACCAACATCGCCAGCGTCAGCACCTGCCGCCAGTCGACCCCCGCGGACGCGTCGTCGTCCGCTTCCTGCTCCACCGCGGCCGCGGGATCGGCGCGCCGGTGCCCGCGCAGCACCACGAAGCTCACCGCTGCGATCAGCACGTTGAACGCGAGGCTGGCCAGGAACAGCGCGTGCGGCGCGAGTTGCAGCGGCGTCTGCTCGATCATGCCGAGCACGATCGCGCCGGAGACCGCGATCGGGGAGAACGACCCCGCGTGCGCGCCCGCCACCAGCACGGCGCCGATGAGCAGCTGGCTCATGCCGTGGCGTTGCGCGAACTTCAACCCCACGGGCGCCAGCAGCGCGATCGCCGCGGTGGGGAAGGTGCCGAGCGCCGAGAGCAGCCCGCACACCGCGAACAGCACCCACGGGATCAGCGCCACCTTGCCGCGCACGAGCTTCACCCCGCCCCGCACGAGCAGGTCGACGGTGCCGTTGCGCTGCGCCACCGCGAACAGGTAGGTGACGCCGAGGATCGTGACGAACAACGAAGCCGGGAAACTTTCGAGGATTTCGTCCTCGGACAGGTGCAGCGACGCGGTGCCGACGAAGAACGCGCCGACGAACGCGAGAATGCCGATGTTGATGGGGAACAACGTCGCGACCACGAACATGACCGCGAGCGCTAGAAGCGGAAGGATCTCAGACATCGTTGTCCTAGCTCGAATCTCTGTTGTGCGGAACCGACGGAGCGCGGGCTGGTGCGCCGGTGGTGCTCAGGCCAGTGCGCCTGCGCGGCGCCCGAACACCGCGCCCGAGGTCAGTCCGGTTCCGCCGGGGTAGTTGCCGCTGAACAGGCCACCGAGCATTTCCCCGCAGACGAGCAGGCCCGGCAGCTGCGCACCTTCGTCGTCGAGCACCCGCCCGCTGGTGTCCGCGCGCAATCCGCCGAAGGTGAAGGTGATCCCGCAGGTCACCGGGAACCCGTAGTACGGCGGGGTTTCCAGCGGGATCGCCCAGTTCGACTTCGGCGGGCGCACGCGGGCGGCGCGCCCGTCCAGCGCCGCGATGTCCAGCGCCGCGCTGCGGTCGATCGAGGCGTTGAACTCGGTCACGGTGCGGTTCAGCGAGGCCGGATCCACGCCCGTGCCCGCGGCCAGTTCTTCCAGCGTGTCCGCCACGACGACGGAAGCGCCGGGCAGGTCGTACTCCTCGGCGCGCAGCCGCGGCCGGGTGCTCGCGTCGAACAGCTGGAACGCGACGCCGCCGGGCTGCGCCAGGATTTCGGCGCCGTACTTGGCGTAGGTGAGGTTGCGGAAGTCGGCGCCTTCGTCGAGGAACCGCTCGCCGCGCGCGTTGACCACGATGCCGAGCGGATAGCCGCCGCGGGTGAGCTGGTTGGTGACTGCGCGGTTGCCTTCGTTGTCCGGGTACCAGGCGTCCCACGCGACGCTGTGGCAGCTGTTCCAGTCGCCGTGGGTAGCCGCGCCGGCCTCGATCGCCGCGGTCAGCATGTCACCGGTGTTGTGCGGGGTGCCGCGGACCTTGGCCCTGCGCCAGCTCTCGCCGAGGTGCCGCGCGCGGAGTCCGGCGTCGGCCTCGAAGCCACCGGCCGCGAGCACCACGGAATCCGCTTGCAGCACGCCGGATCCGCCCGTCGCATCCGTCCACTTGAGACCTTCGATCGCCCCGGCGCGCAGCACGAGTCGCTGCGCGCGAACGCCGTAGCGGATCTCGACCCCGGCCCGCTCGGCGGCTGCGGTGTGCTGCTCGATCAGCCCGGTCCCGCCGCCGGTGGAGCCGACCGCCAGGCCGCCCCAGAACACCTGCCGCCCCTGCTCGTCCGGGTACGCCTGCCGCTCGTACATCAGCCGGAAGCGCAATCCCTTGCCGTGCAGCCAGCGCAGCGCGTCCTGGCTGTCGCCGACCAGGACCCCGGTCAGCGCCGGATCGTTGTGCCCGCCGGTCACCTTCGCCATGTCGGCGGTGAAATCCCGCGCGGTGTAGGGGTTCAGGACGGACGCGGTGTGCCGGTCGTCGCCGTCGAGCAGATCGGCGAGCTCGTCGAGGCCGTGGTGCGCGATGCGGAACGCGCCCGCGGTGTAGTAGCTGTTCCCGCCGGCCTCCGCGGGTGTTCCCTTCTCCAGCAGCAGGACCCGCCTGCCGCGTTCGGCCGCGGCGTGCGCGGCGCTGAAGCCGGCGTTGCCGCCGCCGACCACGACGACGTCGAACTTCTCGGTCTGCATCGTTGCTCCCAGGGTCAGTGGCGGGTTGCGGTCGTCTCCGGCACCCGGATCTCGGCGTCGCAGAGGATTCGGGCCGCGCGCCGGACGGTGACTCGGCGCGGTGGTCCGTCGTGGAAATCGGCGCAGTCGACCGCCACGGCACCGGCGGGCGTGCCGATCCGCAGCCGTGCGGCGCCTGGAGCGTCCGAGCGCGCGGCGACGACCGTCCCGTCCAGCGAGTTCGCCACGGCCACCCCGACCGCCGAGGTCAGGCCGATCGCGGGGTGCGGAGAGTTCATCGACAACATGCGCACCGAGACGTCGGCGCCGTGCTCCGGCCCGCCGACGACGCCGACCTTGGGGATCGCGTCACCGCCGGGCAGGCCCATCCGTTCCCCGGCGGCCCGGCGGATCCGGCGCAACTGCTCGGTGCGCTCGCGCGTGATCGGCTCCTGCCCGGTCAGCCCGAGCGAAACCGCGTCCACGAGCACCATCGGCGCACCCGCGTCGATCATGCTCACCCGCACCGGCGTTCCGTCGACGGACAGGTCGTCCACTGCGCGGCCGGTGGGCAGCGTGCTGCCCGTGGTCCCGCCCGCTGGATCGACGAAGGCCAGCCCGACGCCGACGCCGCCCGCCCGGGTGCCCGGCACGGTCTCGGTGCCGAACTCGTGCACCCGGCCGCCGCCGGTGTCCACATCGGCCTCCAGCACGGCACCGGTGTTGACGTTGCGCAGCACCACCCGGGTCGTGTCCCCGGTGGGCGCGACGAGACCGCGGGCGAGCGCCCACAACGCGATCGCGGTGGCGCAATTTCCGCAGTTGCTGCCCCATTCGACGCCGGCGACACCGATCCCGACCTGCCCGAAGAGGTATTCGACGTCGACGCCCGCGCCGGGCCGCACGAACGCGGCCTTCGAGGTGGTCGGGGTGGCACCGCCGACACCGTCCACGTGCGCCGGATCGCCGGCGTCGTAGGCATCGACCAGCAGCCGGTCCAGATTCGGCCGGTCCAGCTCCATCCGGTTGCGCAACGCGGTGGCGTCGAACAGCCAGCACTTGCTGGTGCCGCCCCGCACCAGGCTCGCCGGTACCCGCACGGTGGCTCCCCTTCCTGCCGCAGCGGCGCCGATCGCCGCGCTCGAGTGCCGACGACTTTGACAACGGCGAGCTGTTACCACAATGTCCCGTCGCTTACCCTGACTTAAGCACCACTAAAGGCAGGAGGAGAGATCATGGACGTGCGCCGCATGTTGCTGCTGACCGAAGCGGCCGATCGCGGCTCGATCAGCGCGGCCGCGGACGCGCTCGCGATCACCCCGTCGGCCGCCTCGCAGCAGCTCTCGCGGCTGGAGGCGGAGTCCGGCCAGCCGCTGGTGGAACGGTTGCCGCGCGGGGTGCGGCTCACCGGCGCGGGCGAGGCGATGGCCGCGCGCGGGCGCCGCATCCGCAGCGAACTGCGCGGCGCGCAGGCCGACCTGGATTCGTTCGCGCGGTTGACCGAAGGTTCGCTGCGGATGGGTTCGTTCCCCACCGCCAGCTCTTCGCTGCTGCCGCTGGCGCTGACCCGCTTCTCCCGCAAGCACCCGGGCGTGCGGGTCACCGTGCGCTCGTCGCTGCTGGCCGGACTGCAGGAGTTCCTGCACGCGGGAGAGGTGGAGCTGGCGATCCTGTGGGACTACGAGTGGAACCGCGTCGAGGACGAGGCGCTGCGGGTCACGCACCTGCTGGACGATCCGATGGTGCTGGTGGTGCCCGCGAACTCGGAGCTGCTGGAGCGCTCCGGCGTGGACCTGGCCGAGCTGGCCGACCAGAAGTGGATCACGCGGACGGAGAACCCGGTCGCCGAGGTGCTGCACCGCAGCTGCCGGCTGGCGGGCTTCGAACCGGACATCTCCTACGAGTCGCACGACTACCACGAAGCGCAGGCGATGGTGGCCGCCGGACTCGGCATCGCCATCGCGCCGCGGCTCGCGCTGACCAACCGCCGCCACGACGTGCGGCTGATCGCGTTCGAATCCCGGGGACGACCGGCGCCGGCCCGGCGGATCCTGCTGGCCCGGCCGGTGAACCGGACTCCGACGCCCGCCACCGAGGTCATGATCGAGACGTTGCGCGCGGTGGCGCCGAAGTTCGCCGCCACCAACCTGCACCTGGCGCAGCTGGGAACCGTCCGCGCGCGTTGAGTCGGTCAGGGCCGCAGCAGCACTTTCCCGGCCGCTCGGCGCTGATCGAGTTCCCGAAGCGCGTGCGCGGCGTCCTGGAACGGGTGGGTGGAACCGACCAGCGTGCGCAACCCGCCGGATTCCACGTGCGGCAACAGCTCCTGCCACTGCTGCCGCGGATATTCCGGTCGGGAACCGCAGAACGCGCCCCAGCCGACGCCCACGACGTCGAGGTTGTTCAGCAGCAGGCGGTTCACCTTCACCGTGGGGATCTCGCCCGCGGTGAAGCCGATGACCAGCAGCCGTCCCTCGTCGCGCAGGGTGCGCAGCGAGTCGGTGAACCGGTCGCCGCCCACCGGGTCGACCACCAGGTCCACGCCGCGCTTGCCGACCAGTTCCGCCACCGCGTCGCGGAATCCTTCGGCGAGCACCACGTGCTGCGCGCCCGCGGAACGCGCAGCCTCCACTTTGGACTCCTGGGAGACCACGGCGATCACCCGCGCGCCCAGCACGCTCGCCAGCTGCACCGCGGCCGTGCCCACGCCACCGGAAGCCCCGTGCACCAGCACGGTCTCACCGGCGCGCAACCGGCCGCGGCGGGCGAGCGCGAAGTGCACCGTCAGGTAGTTCATCGGCATCCCGGCCGCGGCGTCGAACGGCACCTGCTCCGGCAGCGGGAACACGCGCTCGGCGTCGACCGCGGCCAGCTCCGCGAAACCGCCGATGCCGGGGAAGGCGGCGACCCGCTGGCCCTGCTCGAAGCCCTCGGCCGCTTCGCGCACCACACCTGCGACTTCCGAGCCCGGCACGAACGGCGGCTCCGGTTTGATCTGGTACTCGCCGCGGGTCATCAGCACGTCCGGGAAGGTCACCCCGGCCGCGCGCACCTCGATCAGCACCTGGCCCGGACCTGGCGCCGGGTCTTCGGCGTCGGCGACCCGCACCGAATCGGGGCCGGTCAGCTCGGTGATCTGCACCGCTCGCATGTCGTTCCTCCCTGCACGTCGGCGTTCGCCGTCCGCAGCCGATCATCCGCGCGATCAGCCGTAAACCGGTTCGCGGTTCGTCAGCCCGCCGGTCGCAGCAGGTGCGGGTAGTCATCCCGGTG from Saccharopolyspora sp. SCSIO 74807 encodes:
- the ileS gene encoding isoleucine--tRNA ligase, whose product is MAQPRSGAAPHSGAAQPGAAQPGAAQPGAAQPGASPFDALPAKIDLPEMEHRISRWWQDERIFGRALEQTADGQPWVFYEGPPTANGHPGTHHVEARVFKDLFPRFKTMKGHSVPRRAGWDCHGLPVELAVEKELGLSGKPDIEKYGVAEFNARCRESVQRYVGEFEAVTERMGYWIDLEHPYRTMSPEYVDSVWWALQRIFRNGHLFQDYRVAPYCPRCGTTLSDHELAQGYETVTDPSIYVRFPLRDELAGYAGAELLVWTTTPWTLVSNTAVAVHPEATYAVVRSEQGTFVVAESLIEAVFGEQTPEKLATMPGSELVGLHYRRPFELVDIPGAHFVVPADYVTMDDGTGLVHQAPAFGADDLAVCKANGLPVVNPIEPDGHFAGSIELVGGKFFKDADPLLTEDLKQRGLLFHAMQYEHSYPHCWRCHTPLMYYAQLAWYIRTTAMRDALKRENDATNWYPEHVKHGRYGDWLDNNVDWALSRTRYWGTPLPIWRCAAEHVTVPGSRAELGELAGSDLSELDPHRPYIDEITFPCPDCGGTAERVPEVIDAWFDSGSMPFAQLGYPHVPGSVERFERSYPADYICEAIDQTRGWFYTLMAIGTLVFDRSSYRNVVCLGHILAEDGRKMSKHLGNILEPLPLMDRHGADTVRWFMACSGSPWSPRRIGHGPLEEITRKILMTYWNVASFFTLYASHAEWSPSSASPPPERPIMDRWALAEVHALAQETDRRLEEYDTAGAGRLLMDFIDDLSNWYVRRSRQRFWAADQNALVTLYECLDVVTRLLAPVVPFITEEVWQRVVRLGDPDAPESVHLAAWPQPGPTDPVLSEQMHSARALVEAGRAARKASDVRIRQPLERALIGLPEGTELPPELLDDVAAELNIKSLQPLSSAGDVVDVSVKPNFRALGKRFGKQTQQVANAINAADPREIADGVRNAGQAAITFDGEPLVLSPDEVALTEVPRTGWTVESQRGTTIALDTEISEELAAEGVARDAVRVVQQARRDAGLEVSDRIALTISGPAETLASVRAFRDSLATETLADSVQFTDAELDGFAGTVGAGEKIEVAVAKV
- a CDS encoding SLC13 family permease; translation: MSEILPLLALAVMFVVATLFPINIGILAFVGAFFVGTASLHLSEDEILESFPASLFVTILGVTYLFAVAQRNGTVDLLVRGGVKLVRGKVALIPWVLFAVCGLLSALGTFPTAAIALLAPVGLKFAQRHGMSQLLIGAVLVAGAHAGSFSPIAVSGAIVLGMIEQTPLQLAPHALFLASLAFNVLIAAVSFVVLRGHRRADPAAAVEQEADDDASAGVDWRQVLTLAMLVVLVGVALVFRLEIGFLALGAGALLALVDLNRQSKAIEGVSWSTIVLIGGMITYVGILEEAGTIDAISHGASQLGSPLLVALLLCVVVAVVSAFASSTAILTAIIPIAVPLLLSSDLSAAGLVAALAVSATIVDTSPFSSNGALVLSNARGSDRTMIYRQLLGYTGAVVAVGPLFAWGLLVLPGAL
- the tcuA gene encoding FAD-dependent tricarballylate dehydrogenase TcuA, producing the protein MQTEKFDVVVVGGGNAGFSAAHAAAERGRRVLLLEKGTPAEAGGNSYYTAGAFRIAHHGLDELADLLDGDDRHTASVLNPYTARDFTADMAKVTGGHNDPALTGVLVGDSQDALRWLHGKGLRFRLMYERQAYPDEQGRQVFWGGLAVGSTGGGTGLIEQHTAAAERAGVEIRYGVRAQRLVLRAGAIEGLKWTDATGGSGVLQADSVVLAAGGFEADAGLRARHLGESWRRAKVRGTPHNTGDMLTAAIEAGAATHGDWNSCHSVAWDAWYPDNEGNRAVTNQLTRGGYPLGIVVNARGERFLDEGADFRNLTYAKYGAEILAQPGGVAFQLFDASTRPRLRAEEYDLPGASVVVADTLEELAAGTGVDPASLNRTVTEFNASIDRSAALDIAALDGRAARVRPPKSNWAIPLETPPYYGFPVTCGITFTFGGLRADTSGRVLDDEGAQLPGLLVCGEMLGGLFSGNYPGGTGLTSGAVFGRRAGALA
- a CDS encoding PrpF domain-containing protein — its product is MRVPASLVRGGTSKCWLFDATALRNRMELDRPNLDRLLVDAYDAGDPAHVDGVGGATPTTSKAAFVRPGAGVDVEYLFGQVGIGVAGVEWGSNCGNCATAIALWALARGLVAPTGDTTRVVLRNVNTGAVLEADVDTGGGRVHEFGTETVPGTRAGGVGVGLAFVDPAGGTTGSTLPTGRAVDDLSVDGTPVRVSMIDAGAPMVLVDAVSLGLTGQEPITRERTEQLRRIRRAAGERMGLPGGDAIPKVGVVGGPEHGADVSVRMLSMNSPHPAIGLTSAVGVAVANSLDGTVVAARSDAPGAARLRIGTPAGAVAVDCADFHDGPPRRVTVRRAARILCDAEIRVPETTATRH
- a CDS encoding LysR family transcriptional regulator encodes the protein MDVRRMLLLTEAADRGSISAAADALAITPSAASQQLSRLEAESGQPLVERLPRGVRLTGAGEAMAARGRRIRSELRGAQADLDSFARLTEGSLRMGSFPTASSSLLPLALTRFSRKHPGVRVTVRSSLLAGLQEFLHAGEVELAILWDYEWNRVEDEALRVTHLLDDPMVLVVPANSELLERSGVDLAELADQKWITRTENPVAEVLHRSCRLAGFEPDISYESHDYHEAQAMVAAGLGIAIAPRLALTNRRHDVRLIAFESRGRPAPARRILLARPVNRTPTPATEVMIETLRAVAPKFAATNLHLAQLGTVRAR
- a CDS encoding NADPH:quinone oxidoreductase family protein, which gives rise to MRAVQITELTGPDSVRVADAEDPAPGPGQVLIEVRAAGVTFPDVLMTRGEYQIKPEPPFVPGSEVAGVVREAAEGFEQGQRVAAFPGIGGFAELAAVDAERVFPLPEQVPFDAAAGMPMNYLTVHFALARRGRLRAGETVLVHGASGGVGTAAVQLASVLGARVIAVVSQESKVEAARSAGAQHVVLAEGFRDAVAELVGKRGVDLVVDPVGGDRFTDSLRTLRDEGRLLVIGFTAGEIPTVKVNRLLLNNLDVVGVGWGAFCGSRPEYPRQQWQELLPHVESGGLRTLVGSTHPFQDAAHALRELDQRRAAGKVLLRP